Sequence from the Sphingomonas sp. SORGH_AS_0950 genome:
CAACCGGCTGCTGGCGACGCGGGTCGCCGACGCCATTTCCTGAAGATAGCCCAGCCGCTCCTCGGCGCGCTCGCGCTGTTGATGCTCCTCCTCGTCATCCTCCGCACGCTCGGCGGCGCCATGGGCATGTTTGAACTCGTCCACCCGGCGCTGGACCCGCTCGGCAAAGGCCGCCTGGGCCAGTCGCGGCGCGACCGGTACGGTCAGGCCGATCAGCACGCCCGCGATGGTCGCGTGAATGCCCGACTCGAGCACGCCGCCCCAGACGATCAGCGCGAGCAGGACATAAGGCACCGAGGACACCCAGCCGATCCGTCGCAGCCCGACGATCCCCGCCAGGGCCGCGCCCGCCACGACCAATCCGATCGGGTCGATCGCATCGCTATAGGCAAAGGCGATGACCAGCAGCCCGCCGACATCGTCCACCGCCGCGAATGCCAGCATCAGCGCGCGCAGCCCGACCGGCAGGCTGGTCGCGAACAGCGCGATCAGGGCCAGGCCGAAGGCGGTATCGGTGGTGATTACCGTGCCCCAGCCCGGCTGGGCCGCGCCCCCGCCCGCCACCAGCAGATACAGGCCGATCGGCACCGCCATGCCCCCGATCGCCCCCGCCAGCGGGAAGGCCGCGCTTCGCCATTGCGACAGGGCCCCGTCGACCAGCTCGCGCTTCACATCGGCGCCGACGATGACGAAGAACAGCGGCAGCAGCGCATGGTCTATCCATTCGGCCAGCCGATGCGACACCGCCCGGTCGCCAAAGGCGATGCGGACCGGCATGTCCCAGAACCGCTCATAGGCGTGAGCGGTGCCGATATTGGTCAGGACCAGCGCCAGGATGGTGGCGATCAGCAACGGGCCGCCCGTGACCTCGCTTCCCGCGAAGAACGGCTCGACCCGGCGGAGGAACGCCGAGGCCAGCGGCGAATGATGCGCGCGGGCGGAGGCGCGTCCGGTCAGGCGAGGCGATAATCCCATCCCAGGCCAATGCTTCGCGGTCGCCGGCAGTTGCATCCGGCGCGCCGCCAGCTAATCCGACAGGCCGCAACGGAGCCCGTGCTTGTCCGATCCCGCCCCCCTTTCGCCCGCCATGACCACCGATCGCGGGCGGCTGTTGACCCTCGATGCATTGCGCGGGGTGGCGGTTATGGCGATCCTGATCGCCAACATGCCGGGCTTCGCGCTGCCCGACCCGGCCTATTCCAATCCCGCGGCGTGGGGCGATGCGGGACCGGGCGACATCGCGGTCTGGCTGTTGACCGAGATCTTCGTCAACGGGCGAATGCGCGGGCTGTTCTCGCTGCTGTTCGGCGCCTCCACGCTGCTGATCCTCCAGCGCGCCGACCAGGCCGGGCTGAACGGCGCGTCGCTGCACCTGCGGCGGATGGGGGTGTTGTTCGTGCTCGGCATGATCCACCGGACCTTCATCTGGACCGGCGACATATTGGTGCATTACGCGCTGGTCGGGGTCGTCGCGCTGGCCTTTGTCGGGCTGTCGGTGCGACGGCTGTGCATCGCCGCGCTGCTCATGGCGGGGCTGTCGATGCTGCTCGGCTGGCTGGACTGTGCGAGCCTGCTGGCCGCCTCGGCCCGCCACACGCCCCAGGCGGTCGCGCTGTGGAATGCCTATCAAGTCGCGTTCGGCACGCCCGGCGCGGCCGCGCTGGCGCCGGAGATCGCCGCGATGCGCGGGCCATGGAGCGCCGCCACCGCCTTTCGCCTGGACAATAATGGCGACCCGCTGTTCGACCTGATGACGATCGGGCCCGATACGTTGAGCGCGATGCTGATCGGCATGGCGGCGCTGAAATCGGGTTTCCTGACCGGGGCCTGGCCGCGCGCCCGCTATCGCCGCTGGACGATCGTCGCGATGGCGCTGTCGCTGCCCGCCTATGCCGCCATGGCGATCGTCACCATGGCGAGCGGCTTCGATGTTCGCGCGGTGTCGCTGGCGGAATTGTGCCTGAACGTGCCCTTCCGGCTGATCGGGACGGTCGGCTATGCCGCGCTGATCCTCCTGCTGCTGCGCCCCGGCGGGTGGTGGACGACCCGGATCGCGGCGGCGGGGCGGATGGCGTTCACCAATTATATCGCGACCAGCCTCGTGATGACCTTCATCTTTTACGGCCATGGCCTGGGGCAGTTCGCCCGCTGGGACCGGGCGGCCATCTATCTGCTGGTTCCGCCGATGTGGGGGCTGATGCTGCTCTGGTCCAAGCCCTGGCTCGACCGTTTCGGTCAGGGGCCGCTGGAGAAATTGTGGCGTCTGGCGACGCGCGGGCACCCGCAACGCCACTGACTTTTTCTGCAAACGAGTTGCAAGAGCCTTGCGATCCACTCTCATTAGCGCTACGAAGGCAGTGCTTCTCAGGGAGATGGTCTTGGTCGTCTGCGTCTGTAATGCCATTCGGGAATCCCAGGTCCGCGACGCGGCCCGTGCGGGATCGGTCACCCCCTGCCAGATGTATCGCGCGCTGGGCCGCCAGCCCAAATGCGGACAGTGCGCTATCCTGGCCCGCGCGATCATCGACGAGGAACGCACCGCCGCCTGACGCGCCCGGCATCCTCGCTGCCGGGTTTTACATCCCTCCCGCCGCGCCGGGACAGGGAGCATCTTCCATCCCCGCTGGTTGAGCGGGAAGATCACCCGATCTTCTCGTGGGTTAGCGCCGGAAGGATGGATTATGAGCGATATCGACACCTCTCGGCGCGGCGTGCTGGGCGGCGCGGCCCTGGGCCTTGCAGGCGCGGTCGCCCCCGGTGCGGCGCTGGCGCAGGCGGCGAGCCCCGCCTCCGTCCCCAGCCTGCGCGATCCCCGCAACGCCTATACGCGCACCCCCTTCCCCGAACAGCGCCAGCCCTGGCCCGCATTGGCCAGCAAGATGACACCACGCCCCGATCATGGCGAAACCAGCTATCGCGGATCGGGCAAGCTGACCGGCCGCAAGGCGCTGCTGACCGGCGGGGACAGCGGCATCGGCCGTGCCGCCGCCATCGCCTTCGCCCGCGAGGGGGCCGATGTCGCGATCAACTATCATCCGAGCGAGGAACCCGATGCGCGCGAGGTCGCCGACCTGATCCGGCAGGCCGGACGCAAGGCGGTGCTGCTGCCCGCCGACATCCGCACGCAAAAAGCCTGCGAGGACACGGTCCGCAAGGCGATCGCCCAGCTGGGCGGCCTCGACCTGCTGGTCAACAATGCCGCCTATCAGCAGTCGAAGGCGGACATCATGGAGATCAGCGACGAACAGTTCGTCCGCACCTATGAGACCAATGTCTTCCACGTCTTCCGCTTCTCCAAGGCGGCGATCCCGTCGATGCCGCCGGGGTCGGTCATCATCAACACCATTTCGCAAAACTCCTACGACCCTGGCGAGGACCTGATCGACTATGCCTCGACCAAGGCGGCGATCCAGAACCTGACCCGCGGCATGGCCAAGCAGCTCGCCAAGAAGGGCATCCGGGTGAATGCGGTGTCCCCCGGCCCGATCTGGACCCCGCTACAGGTCGCCGGTGGCCAGTTGCCGGGCAAGATGCACGAGTTCGGGCAGGACACCTCACTGGGTCGCGCAGGGCAACCCGCCGAGCTGGCCTCGCTCTATGTCGCGCTGGCCTCGGGCGAGGCGAGCTATTCGACCGGCACCGCCGTCGGCGCGCATGGGGGCAAGGGTTTCCCGTAACCCCAAGGCCGTTCCCCACCCTTTCGTCAACCGCCCTGCAATCGATGACTGTAATCGGGTTATCCCGTTATGCCGCGCGCATGCGCTTTCCTAATCGGCCCCCCGCACCACGAACGACACACAAAGGGGCCTTATGTCGATTGCACCCGTTTCCCTGATCGCGATGGTCGCCGCGCTGACCAGCCCGGCGCAGCAGACCGATCGTCCGCAGCCCAAGGCGGCCACCGCCGCCAAGACCGTGACGCAGGACCCGCCCGCGCCGGTCGTCGCCAAGCCCGGCGGGATGACCAACCGCGACTGGTGGCCCAGCCGCCTCGACCTGACCGCGCTTCGCCAGCACGAGGATACGCGCGCCAATCCTTATGGCGCCGATTATGACTATGTGAAGGAATTCAACAGCCTCGACATGGCGGCGGTCAAGGCTGACATCCGCCGCGTCCTGCATACGTCGCAGCCCTGGTGGCCGTCCGACTATGGCAATTACGGGCCCTTCTTCATCCGCATGGCCTGGCACAGTGCGGGCACGTACCGCGCAGGTGACGGTCGCGGTGGTTCGGACGGCGGCGAGCAGCGCTTCGATCCGCTGAACAGCTGGCCCGACAATGTCAGCCTGGACAAGGCCCGTCGTCTCGTCTGGCCGATCAAGCAGAAATACGGCCGCAAGCTCAGCTGGGGCGACCTGATGGTGCTCAGCGGCAATGTCGCGCTGGAGGATATGGGCTTCAAGACGGTCGGTTTTGCGGGTGGTCGCGTCGATGCGTGGCAGCCCGACGTCGTCTTCTGGGGTCCCGAGACCAAGATGATGGGCACCGAGCGTTCGAACCCCGACGGCTCGCTGAAGCGGCCGCTGGCGGCGACGACCATGGGCCTCATCTACGTCAACCCGGAGGGGCCGAACGGCAATCACGACCCGATCGGCGCGGCCGCCGACATTCGCCGCGCCTTCGGCAACATGGCGATGAACGACGAGGAGACGCTGGCGCTGATCGCAGGCGGCCATACCTTCGGCAAGGCGCATGGCGCGCATCCGCAAAAGGCCTGCCTCGGCGTCGAACCCACCGCCGGCGCGATCGAGCAGCAGGGCATGGGCTGGGTCAACAAGTGCGGCAAGGGCCATGCCGAGGACACGATCACCTCGGGCCTGGAGGGCGCCTGGTCGGCCTCTCCCACCCAGTTCACCACGCAATATATCGACAATCTGCTGAACTATGACTGGGTGAAGACAAAGAGCCCGGCGGGCGCGACCCAATGGGTGCCGACCGACCCGGCGGCGGCGCAGCTGGTGCCCGACGCGCACCTGCCGAACGTGCGCCACGCGCCGATCATGTTCACCACCGACATGGCGCTGAAGGACGATCCCGCCTTCCGCAATATCCTGGAGAGCTGGCAGAAGAACCCCGATCTGTTCGCTCAGGCCTTTGCCCGCGCCTGGTTCAAGCTGACCCACCGCGACCTCGGCCCGCGCGCCCGCTATCTGGGCAGCGAGATTCCGGGCGAGACCTATAATTGGCAGGACCCGCTTCCGGCCGCCAGCTTCGCACCCATCGGGGCGAAGGATCAGGCCAAGCTGAAGGCGATGGTGCTGGCCTCGGGCCTGTCGGGCCCGGCGCTGGTCCGCACCGCCTGGGCCTCGGCCTCGACCTTCCGCAACACCGACATGCGCGGCGGGGCCAACGGCGCGCGGCTGCGGCTCGACCCGCAACAGGGCTGGGCAGTCAACGACCCCGCCGAGCTGAAGACGGTATTGGCCAAGCTGACCGCGATCCAGAAGGACTTCGCGCGCAGCGGACGCCAGGTGTCGATGGCCGACCTGATCGTGCTGGGCGGCAATGCGGCGGTCGAACGGGCGGCGCAGGCCGGCGGCGTGCCGGTCAGCCTCCCCTTCACCCCCGGCCGGGTCGACGCCACCCAGGCGCAGACCGACGTGACGTCCTTTGCCCATCTGGAGCCGGTCGCCGACGGTTTCCGCAACTATTACGGACCCAAGGCGGAAGTCAGCGCGCCCGAGGCGCTGGTCGACAAGGCCGATGCGCTCGACCTGACCGTGCCGGAAATGACCGTGCTGGTCGGCGGCCTGCGTGCGCTGGACGCCAATAGCGGCGGATCGCGGAACGGCGTGCTGACGACCCGGCCGGGAACGCTCAGCAACGACTTCTTCGTCAACCTGCTGACCATGGACACGGTCTGGACGAAGTCGGCGACGCCGGGTCTTTACGAGGGCAAGGACCGCGCGACGGGCACGGCCCGCTGGACCGCGACGCCGGTGGACCTGATCTTCGGCTCCAACTCCGAACTGCGCGCGGTGGCGGAGGTCTATGCCGCCGACGACGCCAAGGAGAAGTTCGTCAAGGACTTCGCCGCGGTGTGGACCAAGGTGATGGACGCAGATCGTTTCTGATCCGCAGGAAGCGAGGTCGCGGGCTCAGGCCACGGCCTCGCTTTCCACGATCTGCGGCCTTCGCGTCGCGATCCGGCGAACCTGATCGGCATCGGCCAGCAGGCGCGACGGTCTGCCGATCAGATAGCCCTGAATGGCCGTACACCCCTCGCGCGCGACGATCGCCAGCTGCGCGGGTTCCTCGATCCCCTCGGCCAGCACCGGCATGTTAAGCGTCGTACCCAGCGCGGCGACCGAGCGCAGGATCGACACGGCCTGCTCGTCCCGCTCGATCTCCGAGACGAAGGACGCATCCAGCTTGATCCGGTCGAACGGAAAGGATCGCAGCACGTCGAGCGAGGAATAGCCGACCCCGAAATCGTCCAGCGCGATGGCGATGCCCATCGCCTTGAGCGCCCGCAACTGGCCCAGCGCGAAATGCCGGTCATGGATGATCGCGCTCTCGGTCAGTTCCAGCGACAGCCGCTCGGGCGGCAGGCCGCTATCCTCCAGCGCCGAACGCACCGTCTCGATCAGCCGGGGATCGGCCAGATGCATGGGCGACAGGTTGACCGAGACGGGATGGCTGTTGGCCCAGCGCGCCGCCTCGAAACAGGCCTGGCGCAGGATCCAGATGCTCAGCGGCACGATGTCGCCACTCTTTTCGGCGAGCGGGATGAACTCCGACGGCGGCACCATGTCGCGCATCGGATGGTTCCAGCGGATCAGCGCCTCATAGCCGCAAATCTCGCCCGACGGGATGGCGGCCTGCACCTGATAGTGGAGCTCGAAGGCGTTCTCGTCCAGCGCCGTGCGGAGGTCGGCGACCAGTTCGCGCCCCTGCCGGATCGCGTCGTCCATCTGCGCGTCATAGAAGCAGGGCTGGCGGGAATGGGCGGACTTGGCGCGGTACATGGCAAGGTCGGCCTTGGCGAGAAGCGCATCGGCGTCGAAGCCATCCCGATTGGCGATCGCCACGCCGACATTCCCCCCGATCGAGGCGGTGAACCGCTCGAACAGGAAGGGCGCGTCGCAGGCGGCGGTCAGGCGCGACAGGAAATCGGCCAGCTCCTCGGGCCGGTGATAGGAGATGACCGCCGAGAATTCGTCACCGCCCAGGCGCGCGACGCACTCGCCCGGCTTCAGCATCGCCGACAGCCGGGCGGACAGCGCGGCCAGCAACTGGTCGCCCGCCTGATGCCCATAGGTGTCGTTGACCACCTTGAACCGGGACAGGTCCATCATGACGACCGCCATGCACGGATATCCGCCCCGGATCAGGAAACGCTTCTCGATCTCCTCGATGAAGCTGATCCGGTTGGGCAGATCGGTCAGGCTGTCATGCATCGCCATGTGGCGCAGGCGGCGATAGGTTTCCGACTGGGTATGCCCGTCGATCAAAGCGCTGATCGCGGCACAGCCGACGATGATCAGCGTCGCCACCGTCGTCGTCGTCGCCAGCGCCACCATGGTCACATCGGACAGTCCTTGCCCGAATTGCAGGACGGAGATGCGCATCGCCGTCATGCCGGTGAAGTGCAGCGCCGTCACGGCCAGGCTGAGCAGCCCCATCCCCTCCGCGGTCCGCCAGCGCCCACGCCCACGCCCAGTCAGGACATGAAAGGCCAGCGCCGACAGCCCGCTGGAAAGCAGGATCGAGGCGACGACATAATGCCAGTTCCAGGTCACGATCCCGTCGACGCGATACGCCGCCATGCCGACATAGTGCATCACGCTGATGCCCAGGCCGATCAGCGCGCCGCCGCACGCCCCGGCCCTGCGCCGTCGCCCGGCGGCGACGGCCAGGCCCGGAATGGCAAGGCCGATCACCGCCAGCAGCGACAGGAGCGTCAATATCGGATCGAGGACGACCGGCGCGGTCGTCCGGAACGCCATCATCGCGACGAAGTGGGTCGCCCATACCATCGTACCCGCCCCGACCGCGCCCAGCACGACCCAGCCGAAGCAGCGATAGCCCGAGGACGCGCGAACCCGGCTGAACAGCTGGACGGTCGCCGCCGATCCGATCAGGCAGATCAGCAGCGCGAGCGCGACGAGGCGCAGATCATGCTGCGTGAAGGTGCAGAGCGCGACCGCGATCATGCCGCCCCCCGCATGTCGAGCAGATCCGCCCGTGCCTCCAACGCGGCCGACGCCTGCCGCGCGAGCGCCGCGAGATAGGCCTTCTGGTCGACGGACGCCGGATCGCGCCGCCGGACGTCGATCACGCACAGCGCGCCGACATCCACGCCCGCCCCGACCCGAAGCGGCGCGCCGATATAATATCGGATGTGCGGCGCCCCCGCCACGAACCGCAACGTCGCGAAACGACTATCGCCGCACGGATCGCAGACCTCCAGCCCATCGTCCTGATCCAGCGCGAAGTTGCAGAAGCTGCCTTGGCGGGAATTGCAGTCGATATCCATGCCATGGGTCGCCTTGAACCATTGCCGGTCGGCATGGATCAGCGAGAGCAGGGCGATCGGCGCGTCGAACGCATGCGCCGCCGCCGAGACGAAGCGGTCAAAGCCCGGCTCGCGTGGCGATCCCATGATGCCCAGGGCATGTACGGCGTGGGAACGTCGCCGTTCCCGGAACAGGCTCTTGAGCATCGTCTCTCATATTATGATCGTTGTTCGACCCCCTAGGTTTCACGAAAGGCTTAAGAAATCATGCTTTTCCGGGATGGTTCGGACGACTGGACCTTACGCCCCGTCACGCCGCGCGATCGATGACGGTGCCGCGCTCGCCGACGATCCGGTACCCGTCGCCGTCCACCAGCAATTGGGGGCTGACCGCGCGGCAATTATAGGTCGACGCCATCGCCGCGCCATAGGCGCCGGTGGTATGGAACACCGCCAGGTCGCCCCGGCGCACTGCGTCGATCTCCCGCCCCCGCGCAAAGCTATCCCCCGTCTCGCAGATCGGCCCGGCGATATGCGCCTGCATCCGTCCGCCGCGCGGTGCGACCGCCGCAAAGCGGTGGAACGCGTCGTACAGGGCGGGCCGCATGAGGTCATTCATCGCCGCATCGACGATGACATAGGGATGGGTGACGCCCGGCTTCACCCAGATGACGCGGGTCAGCAGCAGCCCCGCCGCGCCCATGATCGCCCGGCCGGGCTCGAAGGTCAGCGCGACGTTCCAGCCCCGGGTCACGCGACCGACCATCCGGGCATAATCCTCGAACGACGGCACCGTCTCGCCCGGCGCATAGGCGATGCCCAGCCCGCCGCCCAGGTCGACATCGCTCACCCGGTGCCCGGCCGCGCGCAACGTCCGGACCAGGTCGCCGATACGGGTAAAGGCCCGCTCCATCGGCGTCAGGTCGCGAAGCTGGCTGCCGATATGCACCGCGATCCCGCGCAGATCGAGCCCGTCGAGGCGCGCCAGACGCGCATATATCGCCGGGGCGGCATCGATCGGCACCCCGAACTTGGTCTCGCGCTGCCCGGTGGCGATCTTCGCATGGGTGCCCGCATCGACATCCGGATTGACGCGCAGGACGACCGGCGCACGCACGCCCCGCGCGCGGGCGAGGTCGGACAGGACCTGCCCCTCCTCCTCCAGTTCCAGATTGAACTGGCCGATGCCCGCGTCGAGCGCCTGGACCATCTCCCGGTTGGTCTTGCCGACGCCGGAGAAGACGATATCCTGCGGCTTCATGCCGGCTGCGATCGCATGGGCCAGCTCGCCCCCCGAGACGATGTCCGCGCCATAGCCGCATTGCGCGAGCAGGCGCAGCACCGCGATGTTGGGATTGGCCTTCACCGCAAAGGCCCGCCGCGCGACGGGCAGCGGAGCCAGCGCCGCCGAGAAGCCATGAGCGGCATGGCGCACCGCCGCGGCGGAATAGACATGCACCGGCGTGCCCACCGCCTCGGCGATGCGCGGCAGCGGCACGTCCTCGGCATGGAGGATGCCGTCGCGATAGTCGAAAAATGCCATGAGGCGTCTCCGTGATGGAGGGATGGTCAGTCGAGGCGGCGGCGATGCCGCCGGATACGCTCGGCATGGATCACGTCGGCGGTATGGGCATGGCCCCGCCGCTCAGCGCGCAATGCGGTCGCCACCCGCTTGCCATGGGTCATCAGCACCAGCCCCAGCAGCGCGAGCGGAAAGAAGAGGATCGCCAGCGGCGCCTCGCCCAGCCCCATCGCCGCCGCGCAGGAGCCGCCGCACAGCAGCGCGCCCATCGCCCGCCAGGCCCTGTCGCGCCATACCCTGTCATGCCGCGTCATGCCGCCTTCTCCAGCCATGTCCGGTCGTCCTGTGCGATGACGAGGATGGCGGCCTGCGACACGGCGGCCGTGATCGGCCCGCGCCAAATCAGGATGTCGGCGGGCAGATCGCGTTCGGCCCGCAAGGCTTCGTCCAGCGTCAGCGACGCGAACTCCAGCCCGATGGCAGGGTCGCGGGCCCGCCGCGCGGCGCAACGGGCGCGGCCGATCATCGCGGGCGAGCCGCTGATCACCCGCCCCTCGATCGC
This genomic interval carries:
- a CDS encoding bacterioferritin-associated ferredoxin, with product MVVCVCNAIRESQVRDAARAGSVTPCQMYRALGRQPKCGQCAILARAIIDEERTAA
- a CDS encoding DUF418 domain-containing protein codes for the protein MSDPAPLSPAMTTDRGRLLTLDALRGVAVMAILIANMPGFALPDPAYSNPAAWGDAGPGDIAVWLLTEIFVNGRMRGLFSLLFGASTLLILQRADQAGLNGASLHLRRMGVLFVLGMIHRTFIWTGDILVHYALVGVVALAFVGLSVRRLCIAALLMAGLSMLLGWLDCASLLAASARHTPQAVALWNAYQVAFGTPGAAALAPEIAAMRGPWSAATAFRLDNNGDPLFDLMTIGPDTLSAMLIGMAALKSGFLTGAWPRARYRRWTIVAMALSLPAYAAMAIVTMASGFDVRAVSLAELCLNVPFRLIGTVGYAALILLLLRPGGWWTTRIAAAGRMAFTNYIATSLVMTFIFYGHGLGQFARWDRAAIYLLVPPMWGLMLLWSKPWLDRFGQGPLEKLWRLATRGHPQRH
- the katG gene encoding catalase/peroxidase HPI; translation: MSIAPVSLIAMVAALTSPAQQTDRPQPKAATAAKTVTQDPPAPVVAKPGGMTNRDWWPSRLDLTALRQHEDTRANPYGADYDYVKEFNSLDMAAVKADIRRVLHTSQPWWPSDYGNYGPFFIRMAWHSAGTYRAGDGRGGSDGGEQRFDPLNSWPDNVSLDKARRLVWPIKQKYGRKLSWGDLMVLSGNVALEDMGFKTVGFAGGRVDAWQPDVVFWGPETKMMGTERSNPDGSLKRPLAATTMGLIYVNPEGPNGNHDPIGAAADIRRAFGNMAMNDEETLALIAGGHTFGKAHGAHPQKACLGVEPTAGAIEQQGMGWVNKCGKGHAEDTITSGLEGAWSASPTQFTTQYIDNLLNYDWVKTKSPAGATQWVPTDPAAAQLVPDAHLPNVRHAPIMFTTDMALKDDPAFRNILESWQKNPDLFAQAFARAWFKLTHRDLGPRARYLGSEIPGETYNWQDPLPAASFAPIGAKDQAKLKAMVLASGLSGPALVRTAWASASTFRNTDMRGGANGARLRLDPQQGWAVNDPAELKTVLAKLTAIQKDFARSGRQVSMADLIVLGGNAAVERAAQAGGVPVSLPFTPGRVDATQAQTDVTSFAHLEPVADGFRNYYGPKAEVSAPEALVDKADALDLTVPEMTVLVGGLRALDANSGGSRNGVLTTRPGTLSNDFFVNLLTMDTVWTKSATPGLYEGKDRATGTARWTATPVDLIFGSNSELRAVAEVYAADDAKEKFVKDFAAVWTKVMDADRF
- a CDS encoding bifunctional diguanylate cyclase/phosphodiesterase, which encodes MIAVALCTFTQHDLRLVALALLICLIGSAATVQLFSRVRASSGYRCFGWVVLGAVGAGTMVWATHFVAMMAFRTTAPVVLDPILTLLSLLAVIGLAIPGLAVAAGRRRRAGACGGALIGLGISVMHYVGMAAYRVDGIVTWNWHYVVASILLSSGLSALAFHVLTGRGRGRWRTAEGMGLLSLAVTALHFTGMTAMRISVLQFGQGLSDVTMVALATTTTVATLIIVGCAAISALIDGHTQSETYRRLRHMAMHDSLTDLPNRISFIEEIEKRFLIRGGYPCMAVVMMDLSRFKVVNDTYGHQAGDQLLAALSARLSAMLKPGECVARLGGDEFSAVISYHRPEELADFLSRLTAACDAPFLFERFTASIGGNVGVAIANRDGFDADALLAKADLAMYRAKSAHSRQPCFYDAQMDDAIRQGRELVADLRTALDENAFELHYQVQAAIPSGEICGYEALIRWNHPMRDMVPPSEFIPLAEKSGDIVPLSIWILRQACFEAARWANSHPVSVNLSPMHLADPRLIETVRSALEDSGLPPERLSLELTESAIIHDRHFALGQLRALKAMGIAIALDDFGVGYSSLDVLRSFPFDRIKLDASFVSEIERDEQAVSILRSVAALGTTLNMPVLAEGIEEPAQLAIVAREGCTAIQGYLIGRPSRLLADADQVRRIATRRPQIVESEAVA
- the nhaA gene encoding Na+/H+ antiporter NhaA, giving the protein MGLSPRLTGRASARAHHSPLASAFLRRVEPFFAGSEVTGGPLLIATILALVLTNIGTAHAYERFWDMPVRIAFGDRAVSHRLAEWIDHALLPLFFVIVGADVKRELVDGALSQWRSAAFPLAGAIGGMAVPIGLYLLVAGGGAAQPGWGTVITTDTAFGLALIALFATSLPVGLRALMLAFAAVDDVGGLLVIAFAYSDAIDPIGLVVAGAALAGIVGLRRIGWVSSVPYVLLALIVWGGVLESGIHATIAGVLIGLTVPVAPRLAQAAFAERVQRRVDEFKHAHGAAERAEDDEEEHQQRERAEERLGYLQEMASATRVASSRLIEVLTPWVNYVVLPLFALSNVRIHLSGDLLAMVASPLVIGVVLGLVVGKPLGFLGFTWAASAIGLARRPDRVTWRMVTGVGALAGIGFTISLFIAGLAFGDGEMREAASLGVLIASILAAAIGYAILRSCTGPRPMAGTPPEP
- the lysA gene encoding diaminopimelate decarboxylase — protein: MAFFDYRDGILHAEDVPLPRIAEAVGTPVHVYSAAAVRHAAHGFSAALAPLPVARRAFAVKANPNIAVLRLLAQCGYGADIVSGGELAHAIAAGMKPQDIVFSGVGKTNREMVQALDAGIGQFNLELEEEGQVLSDLARARGVRAPVVLRVNPDVDAGTHAKIATGQRETKFGVPIDAAPAIYARLARLDGLDLRGIAVHIGSQLRDLTPMERAFTRIGDLVRTLRAAGHRVSDVDLGGGLGIAYAPGETVPSFEDYARMVGRVTRGWNVALTFEPGRAIMGAAGLLLTRVIWVKPGVTHPYVIVDAAMNDLMRPALYDAFHRFAAVAPRGGRMQAHIAGPICETGDSFARGREIDAVRRGDLAVFHTTGAYGAAMASTYNCRAVSPQLLVDGDGYRIVGERGTVIDRAA
- a CDS encoding SDR family oxidoreductase; the protein is MSDIDTSRRGVLGGAALGLAGAVAPGAALAQAASPASVPSLRDPRNAYTRTPFPEQRQPWPALASKMTPRPDHGETSYRGSGKLTGRKALLTGGDSGIGRAAAIAFAREGADVAINYHPSEEPDAREVADLIRQAGRKAVLLPADIRTQKACEDTVRKAIAQLGGLDLLVNNAAYQQSKADIMEISDEQFVRTYETNVFHVFRFSKAAIPSMPPGSVIINTISQNSYDPGEDLIDYASTKAAIQNLTRGMAKQLAKKGIRVNAVSPGPIWTPLQVAGGQLPGKMHEFGQDTSLGRAGQPAELASLYVALASGEASYSTGTAVGAHGGKGFP
- a CDS encoding SAM-dependent methyltransferase; protein product: MIAHDPRWPAIRSALSGLREQRRFSVRIVDADCGAGALLIRAVRHARILGFTAIEGRVISGSPAMIGRARCAARRARDPAIGLEFASLTLDEALRAERDLPADILIWRGPITAAVSQAAILVIAQDDRTWLEKAA
- a CDS encoding GAF domain-containing protein; protein product: MGSPREPGFDRFVSAAAHAFDAPIALLSLIHADRQWFKATHGMDIDCNSRQGSFCNFALDQDDGLEVCDPCGDSRFATLRFVAGAPHIRYYIGAPLRVGAGVDVGALCVIDVRRRDPASVDQKAYLAALARQASAALEARADLLDMRGAA